The following proteins are co-located in the Nocardioides piscis genome:
- a CDS encoding glycoside hydrolase family 16 protein: MRHSRLAALVATLLAAVITLAAPTTAPAGSAPPAQTASLRALPQLADAGTTPSPAAAALTTLEAAFTPVVPGRTAILQAKRGRQWVETARGSQDSGGRVSFQSAYALNGVPETYRVLAARDQAYKETASGSVRTDAWGTPIFSDEFAGTTLSPPWDHRYQGYEVPSRSCSKTDPRATAVGGGVLALRVLDDPDRDDACTFALNGQQQSTFHRINGHVGTQGRFSYRYGVAAARVKFHDPRGQHGAFWLQPQGSGYGAEIDVIEWFGNGSGGLTNSVWDYSSGTPVRVAGGWVPDQPSFGSDWAGSYHVFSVEWTPSEYVFRIDGKVSLRTGQGVAQTEEYLILSLLVSNWEIPNLPSPQSLPATMDVDWVRVWQKG, translated from the coding sequence ATGCGCCATTCCCGGTTGGCCGCGCTCGTCGCGACTCTCCTCGCCGCTGTCATCACGCTCGCTGCGCCCACGACGGCGCCCGCTGGCAGCGCGCCACCTGCGCAGACCGCCTCGCTGCGCGCCTTGCCGCAGCTCGCCGACGCAGGCACGACGCCGAGCCCGGCGGCAGCGGCCCTGACGACCCTGGAGGCGGCCTTCACGCCCGTGGTCCCCGGCCGGACGGCGATCCTGCAGGCCAAGCGGGGCCGTCAGTGGGTCGAGACGGCTCGCGGCAGCCAGGACTCCGGCGGGCGGGTGAGCTTCCAGTCGGCATACGCCCTCAACGGCGTCCCGGAGACCTATCGCGTCCTCGCTGCCAGGGACCAGGCCTACAAAGAGACGGCCTCGGGCAGCGTCCGCACCGACGCCTGGGGCACCCCGATCTTCTCCGACGAGTTCGCCGGCACGACGCTGTCACCGCCGTGGGACCACCGCTACCAGGGCTATGAGGTGCCGAGCCGCTCGTGCTCGAAGACCGATCCACGGGCCACCGCGGTCGGTGGCGGTGTGCTGGCCCTGCGGGTGCTCGATGACCCCGACCGCGACGACGCGTGCACCTTCGCCCTCAACGGCCAGCAGCAGAGCACCTTCCACCGCATCAACGGCCACGTCGGCACCCAGGGTCGCTTCTCCTACCGCTATGGCGTGGCCGCCGCCCGGGTGAAGTTCCACGACCCGCGCGGCCAGCACGGCGCGTTCTGGCTCCAGCCCCAAGGCAGCGGGTATGGCGCCGAGATCGACGTGATCGAGTGGTTCGGCAACGGGTCGGGCGGGCTGACCAACAGCGTGTGGGACTACAGCTCCGGCACGCCTGTCAGGGTCGCCGGCGGCTGGGTCCCCGACCAGCCGTCCTTCGGCAGCGACTGGGCCGGGAGCTATCACGTCTTCTCGGTCGAGTGGACGCCGAGCGAGTATGTCTTCCGGATCGACGGGAAGGTGTCGTTGCGGACCGGTCAAGGAGTGGCGCAGACCGAGGAATACTTGATTCTCAGCCTGCTCGTCTCCAACTGGGAGATCCCCAACCTGCCCTCGCCCCAGAGCCTCCCTGCGACCATGGACGTCGACTGGGTCCGGGTCTGGCAGAAGGGCTGA